In the Diprion similis isolate iyDipSimi1 chromosome 2, iyDipSimi1.1, whole genome shotgun sequence genome, one interval contains:
- the LOC124413086 gene encoding bypass of stop codon protein 1-like produces MAKFAIALCLLVASTGIQGSSLLTTLENAASAVASTMSISAVASAIDSEVSSLTSSTSSSSILSVITSTSTSGITTFVTEVETIFSEMETAFQSLLTEATSIESVANATIVSATSEIATVVESYSNSNVDLSSCTTVVTEFEILAASAMNETTVCASTYITDITTDYEETVSAMADLLEDLYDMAKEANSCSIDDFFTYISCMAEAVADLSTTAATDFATVMADAATLMTEMSEVETKLESCGISSAVSTLQDNLVTYIAEYAECAEALGATATE; encoded by the exons ATGGCAAAATTCGCAATTGCTTTGTGCCTCCTGGTCGCTTCAACC GGTATTCAAGGCTCGAGTCTTCTCACTACTTTGGAGAATGCGGCAAGTGCTGTAGCCTCGACTATGTCGATATCAGCCGTAGCTTCCGCAATTGATTCGGAAGTGAGCAGTTTG ACTTCCTCCACTAGCTCAAGTTCTATTTTATCTGTTATTACTTCGACGTCTACCTCGGGAATAACGACTTTCGTCACCGAAGTTGAGACGATTTTTAGCGAAATG GAAACTGCATTCCAATCTCTTTTGACCGAAGCCACATCAATAGAAAGTGTAGCTAACGCAACTATCGTATCCGCGACGAGTGAAATTGCAACAGTTGTTGAATCG TATTCCAATTCGAATGTTGACTTGAGCTCGTGTACTACCGTGGTTACGGAATTTGAAATACTTGCCGCTAGTGCAATGAATGAAACAACTGTCTGCGCCAGTACCTATATAACTGACATAACTACTGATTATGAGGAAACAGTATCTGCGATGGCAGATCTCTTAGAAGATCTGTATGATATGGCAAAAGAAGCGAACTCATGCAGTATAGAcgatttctttacttacaTTTCATGTATGGCAGAG GCGGTTGCTGATTTGTCAACGACGGCTGCCACTGACTTTGCGACCGTGATGGCCGACGCGGCCACTCTTATGACAGAGATGAGCGAAGTCGAGACAAAATTAGAATCATGTGGCATTTCGTCTGCGGTGTCGACGCTTCAGGATAATTTAGTCACATACATAGCAGAGTACGCAGAATGTGCAGAGGCGTTGGGTGCCACTGCTACAGAATAA
- the LOC124411189 gene encoding inhibitor of nuclear factor kappa-B kinase subunit beta yields the protein MATAMDIDSDWVLETVLGSGGFGIVELWRNTHTGNKIAIKKCKSGDAQLTERQRERWVDEVDKMNQLKHQNIVGTRPLPDELKNGVGSLPVLCMEYCSKGDLRFVLSKSENWAGLAEPDAMQIFRDVASAISYLHFQKITHRDLKPENVVLQEWNNKIIYKLIDLGYAKELGHDSICASAVGTLNYVAPEILWAEKYTCSVDYWSLGILFYEVITGSRPFLPNETSPIEWKKHISRKSNDDICVQYENGDVVYKQDIQDTTDISPCIRNGLKDWFRTVLQWDPKKRGRQCQKNGTEVMVVFSMLAQILSKKVIHVFCVPHYRIFHYEISSATTLKQLRCFIEQDTQINISSQELLDPDGSLLKDDGIIKLSTLQGKLLTLSKKESVLTEIPDPDVPCLVRKIIETPKMTMTKYELQRCYSAAIFFVKKEAQLFRSYILALCMKIDLVNSKFDTILSKKDQMASGFNLLQAEFHSMCELVQNDVTNGLDTLKNEIKNLTQKLEFLSERVRALKAKCDKFLHVRNILIKLGDIEWTAEYRELLEKAQDIVENSKTLSEKSKHQPVRMAKFIFELLKCRKNLMNNKQLVDMKSEIDHVSTAQAAKDFSKQEKYVESAVALIDVYREQISNLRKKWENYKQVASFPENLDSMDVECNADDNRELESSVRSLNEGDGLTSDHVIYDNLVIRYLMHDFISETYEQFKQIMNLNP from the exons atggcAACTGCAATGGATATTGATAGTGATTGGGTCCTTGAGACGGTCCTTGGCTCTGGCGGTTTTGGGATCGTTGAGCTTTGGAGAAATACTCATACTGGGAACAAAATAG CAATAAAGAAGTGTAAATCTGGCGATGCTCAATTAACTGAGAGGCAGAGGGAACGATGGGTGGACGAGGTTGATAAAATGAATCAATTGAAACACCAAAATATTGTCGGTACCAGGCCTTTGCCAGATGAACTCAAAAACGGTGTCGGGTCACTGCCTGTACTCTGCATGGAATACTGTTCGAAAGGAGATCTCAGATTT GTATTGAGCAAGAGTGAGAATTGGGCGGGCTTGGCAGAACCAGATGCCATGCAAATATTTCGCGACGTCGCAAGTGCCATCAGTTACCTCCACTTTCAGAAAATAACACACAGAGATTTGAAGCCTGAAAATGTAGTGTTGCAAGAGTGGAATAATAAG ATAATCTACAAATTAATTGATCTTGGTTACGCCAAGGAACTGGGACACGATAGTATCTGCGCATCTGCTGTTGGAACGTTAAATTATGTTGCTCCAGAAATATTATGGGCAGAGAAATATACTTGTTCTGTTGATTACTGGAGCTTAGGAATTTTGTTTTACGAAGTAATAACTGGCTCTAGACCATTTTTGCCAAACGAAACGAGTCCTAtagaatg GAAGAAACACATCTCACGCAAATCAAACGATGATATATGTGTCCAATATGAAAATGGCGACGTGGTTTATAAGCAAGATATTCAAGATACCACTGATATATCACC ATGCATCAGGAATGGTTTGAAAGATTGGTTCAGAACTGTTCTACAATGGGATCCGAAAAAACGTGGGCGACAATGTCAGAAGAATGGTACCGAAGTCATGGTTGTTTTTTCCATGCTTGCGCAAATTTTATCCAAGAAG GTGATCCATGTCTTCTGTGTACCACATTATCGTATATTTCATTACGAAATATCGAGTGCTACCACTCTTAAGCAACTGAGATGTTTTATCGAGCAAGATACTCAAATCAATATTTCTAGTCAAGAATTACTTGACCCAGACGGTAGTCTTCTCAAGGATGAtggaattataaaattaagcACCCTACAA gGTAAGTTACTAACGCTTTCCAAAAAAGAAAGTGTGCTGACTGAAATACCTGATCCGGATGTGCCTTGCTTGGttagaaaaatcattgaaacgcCCAAAATGACGATGACCAAGTATGAATTGCAGCGGTGCTACTCCgctgcaatattttttgtaaaaaaagaagctcAACTGTTTCGATCTTACATATTGGCTCTGTGTATGAAAAT CGATCTAGTCAACTCGAAATTCGATACTATATTATCAAAGAAAGATCAGATGGCATCAGGCTTCAACTTACTACAGGcagaatttcattcaatgtGTGAATTGGTACAAAATGATGTAACTAACGGCTTAGACACATTGAAGAACGAAATCAAAAATCTAACACAGAAGCTGGAATTTCTCTCAGAAAGGGTCCGTGCTCTCAAAGCaaaatgtgataaatttttacatgtacgaaatattttaatcaagCTCGGAGATATTGAATGGACAGCAGAATACAGGGAACT CTTAGAAAAAGCACAAGATATCGTTGAAAACTCTAAAACGCTCTCTGAGAAGAGTAAGCATCAACCAGTCCGTATGGCCAAGTTTATATTTGAACTTCTCAaatgtcgaaaaaatctaatgaataataaacaacTCGTCGATATGAAAAG tGAAATTGATCACGTGTCCACGGCTCAAGCAGCTAAAGACTTTTCAAAGCAAGAAAAGTATGTTGAATCTGCTGTTGCATTGATTGATGTTTACCGagaacaaatttcaaatttgcgtAAGAAATGGGAAAATTACAAGCAAGTAGCTAGTTTCCCCGAAAATTTAGACAGCATGGATGTAGAATGTAACGCTGACGATAACCGTGAATTGGAATCTTCCGTACGAAGTCTGAATGAAGGAGATGGTTTGACCAGCGACCATGTTATCTATGATAACTTGGTAATACGATACCT GATGCATGACTTTATTTCCGAAACATATGAACAGTTCAAACAAATAATGAACCTAAATCCATAA
- the LOC124411179 gene encoding translocation protein SEC63 homolog, whose protein sequence is MSGQKFQYDESGGTFFYFLLSFLALLLIPGTYYLWPRRPKQDPELLSRECQCDGCKKKKIILQSSEPWKETKALLTKSLIILGWVILLLLAYKVSQFDYEMANFDPFEILGVPSGSSQSEIKKAYRKLSLILHPDKETGNEKAFMKLTKAYQALTDDEARKNWEKYGNPDGPGAMSFGIALPSWIVEKENSVWVLGLYALVFMVALPTVVGMWWYRSIRYSGDQVLLDTTQLYYFFFHKTPSMTLKRVIMILAASYEFYKGRNNEIVERPGDNEEVPALIKQISNLGAKNKERPLCYLYSLKARALLHAHLSRMPLNPETLEKDRQYIVKKCPYLIQEMVTCVNQLILLAYARRIQRLPSIETIENCMKLCPMIVQGFWEFRNPLLQLPHITDDNLKYFLAKKRQIKSLQQFAQLKGEERRQILRALTDSQYEDIMKVLGSMPYIEFKVRSEVIDDENPTVYTAGAIVTVTVSLTRKDMKHLFGDNTVKEQTIIDDSKSGAAGEGNEEAVEEENQTLKKPAWVRQRKGPKKSNKKGSNKKAPPQKAAPVQAQATATSAQQNNTPNARRKDEAKAEKDPSKEGGSDASDTELDSERSDDEESSHDKKDSAVDDDDTEWERFQQRISKREKILEGRSKLSHEVHCPLFPEAKQEYWWVYICDRKSHTLLTAPVHVTSLATFEEVQLRFTAPRWPGLYTFTVCLRSDSYIGFDQAQDIKLDVKEAPEIPTEHPQWDISDEETAEDVDAGDEHSEFTTDEDISDNE, encoded by the exons ATGAGTGGACAGAAATTTCAATACGACGAAAGCGGTGGaacgtttttttactttcttctaTCATTCTTGGCTCTGCTACTGATACCTGGGACATACTATTTGTGGCCACGTCGGCCGAAACAAG ATCCTGAACTACTCTCGAGAGAATGCCAATGCGATggatgtaaaaagaaaaagatcatTTTGCAATCAAGCGAGCCTTGGAAAGAAACCAAAGCATTACTCAC GAAATCCCTCATCATCCTTGGCTGGGTCATACTGTTATTGTTGGCGTATAAAGTTTCCCAGTTTGACTATGAAATGGCAAACTTTGatccatttgaaatattgGGAGTTCCATCG GGATCGTCACAAAGTGAAATCAAAAAAGCATACAGGAAATTATCACTGATCCTCCATCCAGACAAGGAAACTGGAAATGAAAAAGCATTTATGAAATTAACCAAAG ccTATCAGGCCCTGACTGACGATGAAGCgagaaaaaattgggaaaaatatggaaatcCGGATGGTCCCGGGGCCATGAGTTTTGGAATAGCTCTGCCCTCGTGGAtcgtagaaaaagaaaactcggTTTGGGTACTAGGGCTGTATGCTCTTGTATTTATGGTTGCATTACCAACTGTCGTTGGAATGTGGTGGTACCGAAGTATCCGATACTCTGGCGACCAG GTGCTGCTGGATACCACACAATTGtattatttcttcttccacAAAACCCCTTCCATGACATTAAAACGGGTAATAATGATTCTGGCTGCATCTTATGAATTCTACAAGGGGCGTAACAACGAGATTGTAGAAAGACCAGGTGACAATGAAGAGGTTCCTGCT CTTATAAAGCAGATCAGTAACCTAGGAGCTAAGAACAAAGAGAGGCCCTTGTGCTACCTTTATTCACTTAAGGCAAGAGCATTACTTCATGCTCATTTATCTCGGATGCCATTAAATCCGGAAACATTAGAGAAAGACCGTCAATATATTGTTAAAAAGTGTCCTTACCTCATACAAGAAATGGTTACTTGCGTAAATCAGTTGATATTATTAGCGTATGCCAGACGTA TTCAACGGTTACCGAGTATTGAAACTATTGAAAACTGCATGAAGTTGTGCCCTATGATTGTACAAGGATTCTGGGAATTTAGGAATCCACTTCTTCAATTACCCCATATTACAGATGATAATCTTAAGTACTTCCTTGCCAAAAAG cgtCAAATCAAAAGTCTGCAACAGTTCGCGCAGTTGAAGGGGGAAGAGAGGCGTCAGATTCTTAGGGCTCTAACCGATAGTCAATATGAAGATATCATGAAAGTTCTTGGCAGCATGCCGTATATTGAATTTAAAGTTCGCTCAGAAG tcATTGACGATGAGAACCCAACTGTATATACAGCCGGAGCAATAGTTACAGTCACCGTGTCTTTGACACGTAAAGATATGAAACATTTGTTTGGTGATAATACTGTGAAGGAACAAACAATAATCGATGATAGCAAATCTGGTGCTGCTGGAGAAGGAAATGAAGAGGCtgtggaagaagaaaatcaaactCTTAAGAAACCCGCATGGGTGAGGCAAAGAAAGGGTCCTAAAAAGTCGAACAAAAAAGGTTCAAATAAGAAAGCACCACCACAGAAGGCGGCACCAGTTCAAGCGCAAGCAACGGCAACTTCGGCTCAACAAAACAATACGCCAAATGCCAGGAGAAAGGATGAAGCTAAAGCAGAAAAAGATCCAAGCAAGGAAGGCGGTTCAGATGCTAGTGACACTGAATTGGATTCGGAAAGAAGTGACGATGAAGAAAGTTCGCATGATAAAAAGGACTCTGCGGTTGACGATGACGATACTGAATGGGAGag ATTTCAGCAAAGAATTTCAAAGCGAGAAAAGATCCTAGAGGGAAGAAGCAAGCTCTCGCACGAAGTGCATTGCCCTTTGTTCCCAGAAGCAAAGCAGGAATATTGGTGGGTTTACATTTGTGATCGCAAAAGTCATACTCTACTCACCGCACCTGTTCATGTGACATCACTGGCAACTTTTGAAGAGGTACAGCTGCGGTTTACCGCACCACGCTGGCCAGGTCTATACACCTTCACTGTATGCTTGCGTAGTGATTCCTACATTGGCTTTGATCAAGCTCAAGACATCAAA CTGGACGTGAAAGAAGCGCCAGAGATACCAACAGAGCACCCACAATGGGACATATCTGACGAAGAAACAGCGGAGGATGTCGATGCTGGTGATGAACATTCCGAATTTACGACCGACGAAGACATCAGTGACAATGAATAA